The sequence TGCGGAGGGCCGCGTACCAGATTCCGAAGCCGACGACCGTGCAGAGGAGGGCGAGGTGCGCGATCGCGACCCAGTCGGAGGGCGTGAAGGTGTCGATCGAGCGACGGAAGCCTGGGCTGAAGGGTCCGACTGCGAGGAATGCGACGCTTCCGACGGCGAGCGAGAGGTAGGTCACGCGCAGGGGGGACTCGCGCGTCACCAGGGGCTTGCCGACGACCGTGGCCACGGCCCAGCAAGCCGGCGCCGCAAGGACGGAGAGCGCGTGGAGCTCGTATCCGGGTCCCATCGCCCGCCCCTGGCTCCGGACGAGAAGATAGACGCCGGTGAAGGAGAGCAGGAGCCCGATCGTCTTTCGCAACCTGTGTCGCTCTTGCCTGATGGCCAGGGCAAGCACGTAGGTGAAGAAGGGATTCGTCGCGATCAGTAGCGAAGCCGTTCCCGCTGGGATCTGCCCCTGCCCCCAGTTGAGGAAGAGGTTGTAGCCCGGCACGATCAGGATCCCCATGACGACGATCCTCACCGGGTTCTCGATGAGGAGCCGGAGGTTGTGGCGCG is a genomic window of Candidatus Eisenbacteria bacterium containing:
- a CDS encoding DMT family transporter; translated protein: MDPCRHGRATKTGATRAESGTGDLATGYGVASPADSHGRHQFLWTLILIALFVIWSNSFHSIAYLRRTIGAWDLLLARFVPVGAFAVLWCLLSEPRHNLRLLIENPVRIVVMGILIVPGYNLFLNWGQGQIPAGTASLLIATNPFFTYVLALAIRQERHRLRKTIGLLLSFTGVYLLVRSQGRAMGPGYELHALSVLAAPACWAVATVVGKPLVTRESPLRVTYLSLAVGSVAFLAVGPFSPGFRRSIDTFTPSDWVAIAHLALLCTVVGFGIWYAALRRLPASSVAAFVLLNPPLAIAFGPVWGTDEPSGSVIGYGAWILAGVIVSTWGIRDVVTRVVDAGFRRKSP